From the Leptolyngbya sp. O-77 genome, one window contains:
- a CDS encoding tRNA (5-methylaminomethyl-2-thiouridine)(34)-methyltransferase MnmD, protein MPQRTEDGSFTFFSEAFGETFHSRLGARAEAFEKFAQVTRLALLARQFAEPAAPPIRLLDVCYGLGYNTAAALETLWAENPDCRVEAIALELDPTVPQAAIAPDLLTAWSPPVQNVLRAIAQTCEFQDSRLSARLLIGDARQTIQHVATQGFQADAIFFDPFSPRRCPQLWTVEFFSQVAKCLSPTGILATYSRSASVRAAMRTAGLHLGNIPLPAGAARRPHEWSQGTVAAWLPDGLPPLSPMEEEHLHTRAAVPYRDPNLNDSAAAILTRHYQEQQQAPLESTTSWRRRWKID, encoded by the coding sequence GTGCCCCAGCGCACCGAAGACGGTTCGTTTACCTTTTTTTCGGAAGCCTTTGGCGAAACGTTTCACAGTCGGCTGGGCGCACGGGCCGAGGCGTTTGAAAAGTTTGCCCAGGTGACGCGGCTGGCATTGCTGGCGCGGCAGTTTGCCGAACCTGCTGCGCCGCCGATCCGCCTGCTCGATGTGTGCTACGGGCTGGGGTACAACACGGCCGCTGCGCTGGAAACGCTGTGGGCAGAGAATCCGGACTGTCGAGTGGAGGCGATCGCCCTAGAGCTAGACCCGACCGTGCCCCAGGCGGCGATCGCCCCGGATCTGCTCACCGCCTGGTCGCCCCCAGTGCAAAACGTGCTGAGGGCGATCGCCCAGACGTGCGAATTCCAGGATTCTCGACTCAGTGCCCGCCTGCTAATCGGCGATGCCCGGCAGACGATTCAGCATGTGGCGACACAGGGCTTCCAGGCAGACGCAATCTTCTTCGACCCGTTTTCGCCGCGCCGTTGCCCCCAGCTTTGGACGGTGGAATTTTTCTCACAGGTGGCAAAATGCCTCAGCCCGACGGGAATTTTAGCCACCTATTCGCGCTCGGCCTCGGTGCGAGCGGCGATGCGAACCGCTGGACTGCATCTGGGCAACATTCCCCTGCCCGCCGGAGCCGCACGCCGTCCCCACGAGTGGTCCCAGGGGACGGTCGCCGCCTGGTTGCCCGATGGCTTGCCGCCTCTCTCGCCGATGGAGGAAGAGCATCTACACACCCGCGCCGCTGTGCCCTACCGCGATCCCAACCTCAACGACAGCGCCGCCGCCATCCTGACGCGACACTATCAGGAGCAGCAGCAGGCTCCGCTAGAATCGACCACAAGTTGGCGGCGGCGATGGAAAATTGATTGA
- the ilvN gene encoding acetolactate synthase small subunit, giving the protein MKHTISVLVEDEAGVLTRIAGLFARRGFNIESLAVGPAEQSGISRITMVVPGDDAIIEQLTKQLYKLVNVLKVQDITETPCVERELMLLKVNATSVTRSEIIELAQIFRARVVDVGEDSLTLEVVGDPGKMVAIVQQLGRFGIREVARTGKIALVRESGVNTEFLKLQSMEARV; this is encoded by the coding sequence ATGAAGCATACTATCTCTGTGTTGGTCGAAGATGAAGCGGGCGTGTTGACCCGGATTGCGGGCCTGTTTGCCCGACGGGGTTTCAACATCGAAAGTCTGGCGGTTGGCCCGGCGGAACAATCTGGCATTTCGCGCATTACGATGGTTGTTCCTGGCGACGACGCGATTATCGAGCAGTTGACCAAGCAGCTTTACAAGCTGGTCAACGTCCTCAAAGTGCAAGATATTACTGAAACGCCCTGTGTTGAGCGGGAACTGATGCTGCTCAAGGTCAACGCCACCAGCGTCACCCGGTCGGAAATTATCGAGCTGGCGCAGATTTTCCGGGCGCGGGTCGTGGATGTGGGCGAAGACTCACTGACACTGGAAGTCGTAGGCGACCCTGGCAAAATGGTGGCAATCGTGCAGCAGCTTGGACGATTTGGCATCCGCGAAGTGGCCCGCACGGGCAAGATCGCCCTGGTGCGTGAGTCGGGCGTGAATACCGAGTTTCTCAAGCTCCAGTCGATGGAAGCGCGGGTTTAG
- a CDS encoding putative PEP-binding protein translates to MHGDALKDLYGLGQIQPADRTEVGDKAYYLGLLEQRGFPVLPGVVVGARVLRRFLSSLDWQEPLFADLPDSSLHVDVDRPQQLQAIAQTIRQSILSTPLWDDWLAGVEAQVRQWQSPMVIVRPSLGLAAGLDPTFSGRMRGLLGSQICEANRGAIALALRLVWAELFRAKSLFVWQRSRLQLHQLHLGVLIQPICDGVAAGTACVSPTNCEIQSIWGLGTALTWGELVPDRFLFTNPPVSQEPAAEATVNRKLLPVVRQVHPKPYCYRLCQKSSASVPSSLRSSASALRIELLEPSQQHQPSLSDSQLQALLALSHQIQQTLGSSVDLEWTLGPLESGELPQFQLTQLNVVFPRAVGTAPGSSIATTVLAIDAQETNAQETNAQATEPLPLCGLAAATGRVSAEVWVVEDVNQLPPDFPAGQLLVMSHVPPRWLGLIQRAGGIVTEQGGMTSHGAILARELGIPAVVGVAGVTQILRTGEWVTVDGDRGLIHRLPVAPNEFQETRYPELAPVSTSDLDALGASPLPRTHTKLLLALGHAADLNTLTNLPSEGVGLLRAEHLLMPLLHQWSSQTRREGTIPQGERARAEISANRTGAFPAEFGKEVAEEVAEAIAQKILPIAAAFAPRPVFYRSLDVRSQDFLGAFSSSQPGSPEPNPTLGMHGAFSYKNSPAWFEAELLALRQVQQAGYANLRLILPFVRGVEEVRFCRQRTLEAGLWNAPDFQLWSMAEVPSVLFLLPELVQAGVQGIAIGSNDLAQLLLAADRDLPHLSEAFPPRHPAVQRAIRHLVQTARQLGIPCTLCGELPSQHLDLVEEWVRWGITALCVAPGAARSVQWAIARAETVIAERELLG, encoded by the coding sequence ATGCATGGGGACGCACTCAAAGACCTCTACGGGTTGGGGCAGATCCAGCCTGCTGACCGAACGGAGGTCGGAGACAAAGCCTACTATTTGGGACTGCTGGAGCAGCGGGGATTCCCGGTCTTGCCGGGGGTTGTGGTGGGGGCGCGAGTGCTGCGGCGGTTTCTGTCAAGTTTGGACTGGCAGGAGCCGCTATTTGCGGATTTGCCTGATTCGTCGCTGCATGTGGATGTCGATCGGCCGCAGCAGCTTCAGGCGATCGCCCAAACCATTCGCCAGTCTATTCTCTCTACACCGCTCTGGGACGACTGGCTGGCGGGGGTCGAGGCGCAGGTACGGCAGTGGCAGTCGCCGATGGTGATTGTGCGGCCGTCGCTGGGGCTGGCGGCAGGACTCGACCCGACCTTCAGCGGACGGATGCGGGGGCTATTGGGGTCGCAGATTTGTGAGGCAAACCGAGGGGCGATCGCCCTGGCGCTGCGGCTGGTGTGGGCAGAGCTGTTTCGGGCCAAAAGCCTATTCGTTTGGCAGCGATCGCGCCTCCAGCTTCATCAGCTCCATCTGGGCGTGCTAATACAGCCGATTTGCGACGGGGTGGCGGCAGGAACGGCTTGCGTCAGTCCGACAAACTGCGAAATTCAGTCGATTTGGGGATTGGGAACCGCTCTGACCTGGGGAGAACTGGTTCCGGATCGCTTTTTGTTCACAAACCCTCCTGTCAGCCAAGAACCCGCCGCAGAGGCAACTGTCAATCGAAAACTTCTGCCAGTGGTTCGGCAGGTTCACCCCAAGCCCTATTGCTATCGGCTGTGTCAGAAGTCGTCTGCTTCTGTCCCCAGCAGCCTGCGCTCTTCTGCATCGGCTCTACGGATCGAACTGCTAGAGCCGTCCCAACAGCATCAACCTAGCCTGAGTGACTCGCAACTTCAGGCATTGCTCGCACTGTCGCACCAGATTCAGCAAACGCTTGGCAGTAGCGTCGATCTAGAGTGGACGCTGGGGCCGCTTGAGTCGGGCGAACTGCCCCAGTTTCAACTGACCCAACTAAATGTTGTATTTCCCCGTGCAGTGGGGACTGCTCCGGGGTCGTCTATTGCCACGACTGTTCTAGCAATCGATGCTCAAGAGACTAATGCTCAAGAGACTAATGCCCAAGCGACTGAACCATTACCATTGTGCGGGCTGGCGGCGGCAACGGGTCGGGTTTCGGCTGAGGTCTGGGTGGTGGAGGATGTGAATCAGCTACCGCCAGACTTTCCAGCAGGGCAACTGTTGGTGATGTCGCATGTGCCGCCGAGGTGGTTGGGGTTGATACAGCGGGCGGGTGGCATTGTGACAGAGCAGGGTGGCATGACCAGTCATGGCGCGATTTTGGCGCGAGAACTCGGCATTCCGGCAGTGGTGGGCGTGGCGGGCGTGACGCAGATTTTGCGGACGGGCGAATGGGTAACGGTAGATGGCGATCGCGGTTTGATTCATCGCCTCCCAGTTGCACCCAATGAGTTTCAGGAAACACGCTATCCAGAACTGGCCCCAGTGTCTACGTCTGACCTGGATGCCCTAGGAGCCTCCCCTCTACCCAGGACTCACACGAAACTGCTGCTAGCGCTAGGGCACGCTGCTGATTTGAATACGCTCACAAACTTGCCCAGCGAGGGGGTTGGGTTGCTGCGGGCAGAGCATCTGCTGATGCCGCTGTTGCATCAATGGAGCAGCCAGACCAGGCGCGAGGGGACGATTCCTCAAGGTGAGAGAGCGCGCGCTGAAATATCCGCAAACAGGACTGGCGCGTTTCCGGCAGAATTCGGCAAGGAGGTGGCAGAGGAAGTGGCAGAGGCGATCGCCCAAAAAATCCTTCCCATTGCCGCCGCCTTTGCGCCCCGCCCCGTGTTTTATCGGTCGCTAGACGTGCGATCGCAGGACTTTCTGGGTGCTTTCTCCAGTTCCCAGCCTGGTTCTCCGGAGCCAAACCCAACCCTGGGAATGCACGGTGCCTTTAGCTACAAAAACAGCCCCGCCTGGTTTGAGGCGGAGCTTTTGGCGCTGCGACAGGTACAGCAGGCTGGCTATGCCAATCTTCGACTTATTTTGCCCTTTGTGCGCGGGGTCGAAGAGGTGCGCTTTTGCCGCCAGCGGACGCTGGAAGCGGGGTTATGGAATGCGCCCGACTTTCAGCTTTGGAGCATGGCAGAGGTGCCATCGGTGCTGTTTTTATTGCCGGAGCTAGTGCAGGCCGGGGTGCAGGGCATTGCCATTGGCAGCAATGACCTGGCGCAACTGCTGCTGGCGGCCGATCGCGACCTGCCGCACCTCTCCGAGGCGTTTCCGCCGCGCCATCCCGCTGTGCAGCGTGCGATTCGACACTTGGTTCAAACGGCTCGCCAGCTTGGGATTCCCTGCACGCTCTGCGGCGAATTGCCCAGTCAGCATCTTGATCTGGTAGAAGAATGGGTGCGCTGGGGAATCACCGCGCTCTGCGTAGCGCCGGGTGCAGCCCGCAGTGTGCAATGGGCGATCGCCCGCGCCGAAACCGTCATCGCAGAGCGCGAACTGCTGGGATGA
- a CDS encoding YqaE/Pmp3 family membrane protein: protein MKLVRILLSVLLPPVGVYLTYGFSSTLLINILLTLLGFVPGAIHGLWAVMKHEEKLNQEV from the coding sequence ATGAAATTAGTACGCATTCTCCTATCGGTTCTGTTGCCCCCCGTCGGCGTGTATCTGACCTATGGCTTCAGCTCCACGCTACTGATCAATATCCTGTTGACGCTTCTGGGCTTTGTGCCGGGGGCGATTCACGGACTCTGGGCCGTGATGAAGCATGAGGAAAAGCTGAATCAGGAAGTATAG
- a CDS encoding phage holin family protein yields the protein MITALSLLVVDIVVPGVTLANFPAALLAGVSIGVVNTLVKPVLSLLSLPINFLTLGLFGFVVNGFCFWLASLFVPGFAVSGLLAFLLGPVVLTFASTLLNRYFAEKQAAKTLNAGSTPAVTLETKEVEKAS from the coding sequence TTGATTACAGCCCTGAGCCTGCTGGTGGTAGACATCGTAGTGCCAGGGGTAACTTTGGCTAACTTTCCTGCGGCCCTACTCGCTGGGGTGTCGATTGGTGTGGTGAACACGCTGGTTAAACCGGTTCTGTCGCTGCTGTCGCTGCCAATTAACTTCTTGACGCTGGGCCTATTTGGCTTTGTGGTCAACGGGTTCTGCTTCTGGCTGGCATCGCTGTTTGTGCCTGGATTTGCGGTCAGTGGTCTGCTGGCCTTCCTGTTGGGGCCGGTGGTACTCACCTTCGCCAGCACCTTGCTAAACCGCTACTTTGCTGAGAAGCAAGCGGCTAAGACGCTGAATGCTGGCTCTACGCCTGCGGTGACGCTGGAAACCAAAGAAGTTGAGAAGGCAAGCTAG
- a CDS encoding GMC oxidoreductase has product MFTIRFRTVNYRPDRLITLRNNIDGWDKDLPGIYDSGEWRFELPEARYPNGLTFKFVLERTYWMTGADRFIQPQAGSDFFYQEPDIQFPPIQEMVVENGHVQQMFFPPNLDEAHLFDVIVIGSGIGGGILADQLSNRGMDVLVLEAGSYLFPTHTANLPRQHRIGQFDKHVWSLYDEFKVTNYANGYGSQFDGGQAFSLGGRSLFWGGLIPRMTTWEMESWPRSVRWFLEDGGYQQAEDLMNRVPLPPTPYRRRVKRFLQQTLDQFNHFDAPMAVQYSNTQDLSTIPTGMFSTADLLMESMLTNGPQGNQNLSINLNHPVVRVETAGTSVTQVVAYDLIAQQERRYQAKQVVLAAGTIESAKIAQLSRLSDPNGKIGVGITDHPIFFTHFVLPATAELYDPTSSSKVLCQYREGPNPFNIVLEFGADFNQGRYVDLELLERHRRERGNVMLCEIVFLLDAPLMEQNTVRQLGPSYVRPVVQMQPCPVDGALFAEMNRLKDQLIAALGGQPLVGNDLSLKPAGLGGVAHEVGTLRMSGETQDGVALNDGVVDTNLKFLGYDNLYVCDLSVFPSSPAANPTLTLAAMAIRLAEHLKQVTLV; this is encoded by the coding sequence ATGTTCACCATCCGCTTTAGAACCGTTAACTATCGCCCCGATCGCCTGATTACGCTGCGAAACAACATCGACGGCTGGGACAAAGACCTCCCCGGCATCTATGACAGCGGCGAATGGCGGTTTGAGCTGCCGGAAGCCCGCTACCCCAACGGACTCACCTTCAAGTTTGTGCTAGAGCGCACCTACTGGATGACTGGAGCCGATCGGTTCATCCAGCCCCAAGCGGGGAGCGACTTTTTCTATCAAGAGCCAGACATTCAGTTTCCGCCGATTCAGGAAATGGTCGTGGAAAACGGTCATGTCCAGCAGATGTTCTTTCCGCCCAACCTGGACGAAGCCCATCTATTTGACGTGATTGTGATTGGCTCTGGCATTGGCGGCGGCATCCTGGCCGATCAGCTTTCCAATCGCGGCATGGATGTGCTGGTGCTGGAGGCGGGCAGCTATCTGTTTCCTACGCATACCGCCAACCTGCCACGCCAGCATCGCATCGGCCAGTTTGACAAGCACGTCTGGAGCCTCTACGACGAGTTCAAAGTCACCAACTACGCCAACGGCTACGGCTCCCAGTTCGACGGAGGGCAAGCCTTTAGCTTGGGCGGGCGATCGCTCTTTTGGGGCGGGCTGATTCCGCGCATGACCACCTGGGAAATGGAGTCCTGGCCCCGCAGCGTCCGCTGGTTCCTAGAAGACGGCGGCTATCAGCAGGCCGAAGACCTGATGAACCGCGTGCCCCTGCCGCCTACGCCCTACCGCCGCCGGGTCAAGCGCTTTTTGCAGCAGACCCTCGACCAGTTCAACCATTTCGACGCGCCAATGGCGGTGCAATATTCCAACACGCAAGACCTCAGCACTATTCCCACGGGCATGTTTTCTACGGCAGATCTGCTGATGGAGTCGATGCTAACCAACGGTCCCCAGGGCAATCAAAACCTCTCCATCAACCTCAACCATCCCGTGGTGCGGGTCGAAACGGCAGGCACATCGGTCACGCAGGTGGTTGCCTACGACCTCATCGCCCAGCAAGAGCGCCGCTATCAAGCAAAGCAAGTGGTGCTTGCCGCAGGGACAATCGAAAGCGCTAAAATCGCCCAACTCAGCAGACTCAGCGACCCCAACGGCAAAATCGGCGTTGGCATCACCGACCATCCCATTTTCTTCACGCATTTTGTCCTGCCTGCTACTGCCGAGCTTTACGACCCCACCTCTTCCAGCAAGGTGCTGTGTCAATATCGCGAAGGGCCCAATCCGTTCAATATCGTGCTGGAGTTTGGCGCGGACTTTAACCAGGGGCGCTATGTGGATCTGGAACTACTGGAGCGGCATCGGCGCGAGCGGGGCAACGTCATGCTCTGCGAAATCGTGTTTTTGCTGGATGCGCCGCTGATGGAGCAAAATACCGTGCGGCAGTTGGGGCCGTCCTACGTCAGACCTGTGGTGCAGATGCAGCCCTGCCCGGTGGATGGGGCGCTGTTTGCCGAGATGAATCGACTCAAAGATCAGCTGATTGCCGCGCTGGGGGGACAGCCGCTGGTGGGCAACGACCTCAGCCTCAAGCCCGCCGGATTGGGCGGCGTTGCCCATGAAGTCGGCACGCTGCGAATGAGCGGCGAAACACAGGATGGTGTAGCGCTCAACGATGGCGTGGTGGATACAAACCTCAAGTTTCTGGGGTACGACAATCTCTATGTCTGCGACCTGTCGGTATTTCCCTCGTCGCCCGCCGCCAACCCAACGCTGACGCTGGCAGCAATGGCCATCCGTCTGGCGGAGCATCTGAAGCAGGTGACGCTGGTTTAG
- a CDS encoding SPFH domain-containing protein, which produces MEPKREFPASTVLGLVAIALLLAVAGVGVALCKSLFGAGTGAEIETLTAGNLLGILLLALGLLAARGFLTVQPNQAVVLVFLGKYIGTVRKEGFWWINPFAARRFVSLRVRNLNSDRLKVNDSVGNPIEIGAVVVWRVADSAQAVFDVDSYEKFVEIQSETAIRTLAIRYPYDAGDADTPSLRSSQDEVAIALREELQARLQVAGVEVIESRLSYLAYAPEIAQVMLRRQQAQAVVAARQQIIEGALGMVELSLQRLNDGNLIELDPATKAALINNLLVVLTSEQNVQPIIDTRI; this is translated from the coding sequence ATGGAGCCGAAACGAGAATTTCCTGCGTCTACCGTATTGGGGCTGGTGGCGATCGCCCTGCTGCTGGCGGTGGCGGGCGTAGGCGTGGCGCTTTGCAAAAGCCTGTTTGGCGCGGGCACGGGCGCAGAGATCGAAACGCTGACTGCGGGCAATCTGTTGGGAATCCTGCTGCTGGCGCTGGGTTTGCTGGCGGCGCGGGGCTTTTTGACGGTGCAGCCCAACCAGGCGGTGGTGCTGGTGTTTCTCGGCAAATATATCGGAACCGTGCGAAAAGAGGGCTTTTGGTGGATCAATCCGTTTGCGGCGCGTCGATTTGTGTCGCTGCGGGTGCGAAACCTGAACAGCGATCGCCTCAAGGTGAATGATTCGGTGGGCAACCCGATCGAAATCGGCGCGGTGGTGGTGTGGCGCGTGGCGGATTCGGCCCAGGCCGTGTTTGACGTAGACAGCTACGAAAAATTTGTCGAAATCCAGAGCGAGACGGCCATCCGCACGCTGGCGATTCGCTATCCCTATGATGCGGGCGATGCCGACACGCCCTCGCTGCGGAGTAGCCAGGACGAAGTGGCGATCGCCCTGCGCGAAGAACTGCAAGCCCGCCTGCAAGTGGCCGGAGTCGAAGTGATCGAAAGCCGCTTATCTTATCTTGCTTATGCGCCCGAAATTGCTCAGGTGATGCTGCGTCGTCAGCAGGCGCAAGCCGTGGTCGCCGCCCGCCAGCAAATCATCGAAGGCGCACTGGGCATGGTAGAGCTGTCGCTGCAACGCCTCAACGACGGCAACCTGATCGAACTCGATCCTGCGACTAAAGCTGCCCTGATTAATAACTTACTGGTAGTGCTGACTTCCGAGCAAAACGTACAGCCCATCATCGATACGCGAATTTAG
- a CDS encoding slr1658 superfamily regulator, which produces MNQIFGEFDDALQPNQEYLILGFSPSAKSIRQRWRNNGLSANFLADYMVTFFPADERDPKTLNRRTEMQDAVRYIANELLENAMKFHDDASRQPISIKLQLHPDRLVFWVTNSVKPEAIAPFQRFIQEILAAQPLELYIQQLEQNALSDEHTASGIGLLTMMVDYRAIVGWKFTQHEQAPEAPPMTTVTTRVQVPI; this is translated from the coding sequence ATGAATCAAATTTTTGGAGAATTTGACGACGCTTTACAGCCCAATCAGGAATATCTGATTTTGGGCTTTTCGCCCAGCGCCAAATCGATTCGCCAGCGCTGGCGCAATAACGGGCTGTCCGCTAATTTTCTGGCGGATTACATGGTGACGTTCTTTCCTGCCGACGAGCGCGACCCCAAAACGCTGAACCGCCGCACCGAAATGCAGGATGCCGTCCGCTACATTGCCAACGAGCTGCTGGAAAACGCGATGAAGTTTCACGACGACGCTTCCCGCCAACCCATCAGCATCAAGCTACAACTCCACCCCGATCGCCTGGTGTTTTGGGTGACGAACAGCGTCAAACCAGAGGCGATCGCCCCCTTTCAGCGCTTTATCCAGGAAATTCTCGCGGCCCAACCGCTGGAACTCTATATCCAGCAGCTAGAGCAAAACGCCCTCAGCGACGAACACACCGCTTCCGGCATTGGTCTGCTGACGATGATGGTCGATTATCGGGCGATCGTCGGCTGGAAATTTACCCAGCATGAGCAAGCCCCTGAAGCACCGCCCATGACTACGGTAACAACGCGAGTGCAGGTGCCGATTTAG